Proteins encoded in a region of the Penaeus vannamei isolate JL-2024 chromosome 30, ASM4276789v1, whole genome shotgun sequence genome:
- the LOC113804841 gene encoding vascular endothelial growth factor A, translated as MDMIRWRLVVVSCFLLAAPSTQTSPLNVADDSSRALLSQEWPLEVMLEVTAKKELREFVMNFHLDEVMCSSKALYELVVGEDSTDLAGYQWWSRQCGSKTDFSLLGFPDFADASRARERRDANMGGGKQFFGLTPKEWKKIGKLITKMCCKPIKTMVELPTGGDLNVQLKPSCVAVRRCSGCCDSPLFECRPTKVTEKKFKVIAMGSEVPSRKVRVDEHKACECSCREREEHCNKTIHFYDAATCSCKCLSGMKNCSNDKVWDEKRCACVCKKEKKCRGGRHFDASSCRCQT; from the exons ATGGCGCTTAGTCGTGGTGTCCTGCTTCCTGCTTGCCGCCCCGTCCACGCAGACCAGTCCCCTCAACGTCGCCGATGACTCCAGCCGCGCTCTCCTTTCACAA GAGTGGCCTTTGGAGGTGATGCTGGAGGTGACCGCGAAGAAAGAACTGAGGGAGTTCGTCATGAATTTCCACCTGGACGAGGTGATGTGCTCCTCGAAGGCGCTCTACGAATTGGTCGTCGGAGAG GATAGCACCGACCTGGCCGGGTATCAGTGGTGGAGCAGACAGTGCGGCTCCAAGACAGACTTCTCTCTCCTCGGGTTTCCGGACTTCGCTGACGCCTCGCGGGCCAGGGAGCGCCGCGATGCCAACATGGGCGGCGGCAAGCAGTTCTTTGGAT TGACCCCCAAAGAGTGGAAGAAAATCGGCAAACTGATCACCAAAATGTGCTGCAAACCCATAAAGACGATGGTGGAACTACCGACGGGAGGCGACTTGAATGTGCAGCTGAAGCCCTCCTGCGTCGCCGTCAGGAGGTGCTCGGGCTGCTGCGACTCCCCGCTGTTCGAGTGCCGTCCGACGAAAGTCACTGAGAAGAAGTTTAAG GTCATTGCGATGGGCAGTGAGGTTCCTTCGAGAAAAGTCCGGGTCGATGAACACAAAGCATGCGAGTGTTCGTGCAGA gagagagaagagcactGTAATAAAACCATCCACTTCTACGACGCGGCGACCTGTAGCTGCAAGTGTCTCTCCGGCATGAAGAACTGCTCGAACGACAAG GTATGGGACGAGAAACGGTGCGCCTGCGTGtgcaaaaaggagaagaagtgCCGGGGGGGCAGGCACTTCGACGCGAGCTCTTGCAG ATGTCAGACTTGA
- the LOC113804840 gene encoding vascular endothelial growth factor D isoform X4, whose amino-acid sequence MSATLIISNRRLCTVVMGCVLLALTSPIEAIPTIFNNEVYPNPVPTAAQQDWPLDLVRNMSQTTDLREFIMKFVEDERICTSKTLHELIVGKNTSDISAHLWWNKRCGAQRGFGVKTVSPLSESTLIRYRRKSSNRRSTSQTPDMTPNERKKLDKLIKNKNVQCKPKKAVVELPNDEKPLVMLKPSCVYIKQCGGCCDSPLLECRPEVVKNRKFKVLAFEKKVNNKLRFESVQTLKTITVQEHKKCKCQCKEREEHCTEHQVYDASACRCTCPADVSKSCSDGKIWDERKCACVCSDVSDCTTGRYFDNSTCRPHCG is encoded by the exons ATGTCGGCGACGCTCATTATCAGCAACAGAAG GCTGTGCACAGTGGTGATGGGGTGCGTCCTCCTGGCTCTCACATCCCCCATTGAGGCAATACCCACGATCTTCAACAACGAAGTCTACCCCAACCCCGTTCCGACAGCGGCCCAGCAG GATTGGCCTCTCGATCTGGTGAGAAATATGAGCCAGACGACAGACCTAAGGGAGTTTATCATGAAATTTGTTGAGGACGAGAGAATCTGCACGTCAAAAACCCTCCATGAATTGATTGTCGGAAAG aACACCTCAGACATTTCTGCTCACTTGTGGTGGAACAAGCGGTGTGGAGCCCAGCGCGGCTTCGGCGTCAAGACGGTCTCTCCGCTCTCCGAAAGTACGTTGATCAGATACCGTCGCAAAAGTTCAAATCGTAGAAGTACCTCGCAGACCCCTGACA TGACCCCAAATGAACGCAAGAAACTCGACAAactgataaagaataagaacGTGCAGTGCAAGCCCAAGAAGGCCGTGGTGGAGCTCCCCAACGACGAGAAACCCTTGGTCATGCTGAAACCCTCCTGCGTTTACATCAAGCAGTGCGGCGGATGCTGTGATTCACCCCTGCTGGAGTGTCGCCCCGAAGTGGTCAAAAATCGCAAGTTCAAG GTCCTCGCCTTCGAAAAGAAAGTAAACAACAAGCTTCGATTCGAAAGTGTTCAGACTCTCAAAACGATCACGGTTCAGGAACACAAGAAATGCAAATGCCAGTGTAAG GAGCGCGAGGAACATTGCACAGAACATCAAGTGTACGATGCGAGTGCTTGTAGGTGCACTTGTCCTGCAGATGTCAGCAAGTCCTGTTCAGATGGAAAG ATTTGGGACGAGaggaagtgtgcgtgcgtgtgtagtgaCGTCTCCGATTGCACTACTGGCAGATACTTCGACAACAGCACCTGCAG ACCGCATTGTGGCTGA
- the LOC113804840 gene encoding vascular endothelial growth factor C isoform X6 has product MSATLIISNRRLCTVVMGCVLLALTSPIEAIPTIFNNEVYPNPVPTAAQQDWPLDLVRNMSQTTDLREFIMKFVEDERICTSKTLHELIVGKNTSDISAHLWWNKRCGAQRGFGVKTVSPLSEMTPNERKKLDKLIKNKNVQCKPKKAVVELPNDEKPLVMLKPSCVYIKQCGGCCDSPLLECRPEVVKNRKFKVLAFEKKVNNKLRFESVQTLKTITVQEHKKCKCQCKEREEHCTEHQVYDASACRCTCPADVSKSCSDGKIWDERKCACVCSDVSDCTTGRYFDNSTCRCLRT; this is encoded by the exons ATGTCGGCGACGCTCATTATCAGCAACAGAAG GCTGTGCACAGTGGTGATGGGGTGCGTCCTCCTGGCTCTCACATCCCCCATTGAGGCAATACCCACGATCTTCAACAACGAAGTCTACCCCAACCCCGTTCCGACAGCGGCCCAGCAG GATTGGCCTCTCGATCTGGTGAGAAATATGAGCCAGACGACAGACCTAAGGGAGTTTATCATGAAATTTGTTGAGGACGAGAGAATCTGCACGTCAAAAACCCTCCATGAATTGATTGTCGGAAAG aACACCTCAGACATTTCTGCTCACTTGTGGTGGAACAAGCGGTGTGGAGCCCAGCGCGGCTTCGGCGTCAAGACGGTCTCTCCGCTCTCCGAAA TGACCCCAAATGAACGCAAGAAACTCGACAAactgataaagaataagaacGTGCAGTGCAAGCCCAAGAAGGCCGTGGTGGAGCTCCCCAACGACGAGAAACCCTTGGTCATGCTGAAACCCTCCTGCGTTTACATCAAGCAGTGCGGCGGATGCTGTGATTCACCCCTGCTGGAGTGTCGCCCCGAAGTGGTCAAAAATCGCAAGTTCAAG GTCCTCGCCTTCGAAAAGAAAGTAAACAACAAGCTTCGATTCGAAAGTGTTCAGACTCTCAAAACGATCACGGTTCAGGAACACAAGAAATGCAAATGCCAGTGTAAG GAGCGCGAGGAACATTGCACAGAACATCAAGTGTACGATGCGAGTGCTTGTAGGTGCACTTGTCCTGCAGATGTCAGCAAGTCCTGTTCAGATGGAAAG ATTTGGGACGAGaggaagtgtgcgtgcgtgtgtagtgaCGTCTCCGATTGCACTACTGGCAGATACTTCGACAACAGCACCTGCAG ATGTCTGAGGACTTGA
- the LOC113804840 gene encoding vascular endothelial growth factor D isoform X3 — MSATLIISNRRLCTVVMGCVLLALTSPIEAIPTIFNNEVYPNPVPTAAQQDWPLDLVRNMSQTTDLREFIMKFVEDERICTSKTLHELIVGKNTSDISAHLWWNKRCGAQRGFGVKTVSPLSESTLIRYRRKSSNRRSTSQTPDMTPNERKKLDKLIKNKNVQCKPKKAVVELPNDEKPLVMLKPSCVYIKQCGGCCDSPLLECRPEVVKNRKFKVLAFEKKVNNKLRFESVQTLKTITVQEHKKCKCQCKEREEHCTEHQVYDASACRCTCPADVSKSCSDGKIWDERKCACVCSDVSDCTTGRYFDNSTCRCLRT; from the exons ATGTCGGCGACGCTCATTATCAGCAACAGAAG GCTGTGCACAGTGGTGATGGGGTGCGTCCTCCTGGCTCTCACATCCCCCATTGAGGCAATACCCACGATCTTCAACAACGAAGTCTACCCCAACCCCGTTCCGACAGCGGCCCAGCAG GATTGGCCTCTCGATCTGGTGAGAAATATGAGCCAGACGACAGACCTAAGGGAGTTTATCATGAAATTTGTTGAGGACGAGAGAATCTGCACGTCAAAAACCCTCCATGAATTGATTGTCGGAAAG aACACCTCAGACATTTCTGCTCACTTGTGGTGGAACAAGCGGTGTGGAGCCCAGCGCGGCTTCGGCGTCAAGACGGTCTCTCCGCTCTCCGAAAGTACGTTGATCAGATACCGTCGCAAAAGTTCAAATCGTAGAAGTACCTCGCAGACCCCTGACA TGACCCCAAATGAACGCAAGAAACTCGACAAactgataaagaataagaacGTGCAGTGCAAGCCCAAGAAGGCCGTGGTGGAGCTCCCCAACGACGAGAAACCCTTGGTCATGCTGAAACCCTCCTGCGTTTACATCAAGCAGTGCGGCGGATGCTGTGATTCACCCCTGCTGGAGTGTCGCCCCGAAGTGGTCAAAAATCGCAAGTTCAAG GTCCTCGCCTTCGAAAAGAAAGTAAACAACAAGCTTCGATTCGAAAGTGTTCAGACTCTCAAAACGATCACGGTTCAGGAACACAAGAAATGCAAATGCCAGTGTAAG GAGCGCGAGGAACATTGCACAGAACATCAAGTGTACGATGCGAGTGCTTGTAGGTGCACTTGTCCTGCAGATGTCAGCAAGTCCTGTTCAGATGGAAAG ATTTGGGACGAGaggaagtgtgcgtgcgtgtgtagtgaCGTCTCCGATTGCACTACTGGCAGATACTTCGACAACAGCACCTGCAG ATGTCTGAGGACTTGA
- the LOC113804840 gene encoding vascular endothelial growth factor A isoform X5 → MSATLIISNRRLCTVVMGCVLLALTSPIEAIPTIFNNEVYPNPVPTAAQQDWPLDLVRNMSQTTDLREFIMKFVEDERICTSKTLHELIVGKNTSDISAHLWWNKRCGAQRGFGVKTVSPLSEMTPNERKKLDKLIKNKNVQCKPKKAVVELPNDEKPLVMLKPSCVYIKQCGGCCDSPLLECRPEVVKNRKFKVLAFEKKVNNKLRFESVQTLKTITVQEHKKCKCQCKEREEHCTEHQVYDASACRCTCPADVSKSCSDGKIWDERKCACVCSDVSDCTTGRYFDNSTCRCEDPQYKDVYIS, encoded by the exons ATGTCGGCGACGCTCATTATCAGCAACAGAAG GCTGTGCACAGTGGTGATGGGGTGCGTCCTCCTGGCTCTCACATCCCCCATTGAGGCAATACCCACGATCTTCAACAACGAAGTCTACCCCAACCCCGTTCCGACAGCGGCCCAGCAG GATTGGCCTCTCGATCTGGTGAGAAATATGAGCCAGACGACAGACCTAAGGGAGTTTATCATGAAATTTGTTGAGGACGAGAGAATCTGCACGTCAAAAACCCTCCATGAATTGATTGTCGGAAAG aACACCTCAGACATTTCTGCTCACTTGTGGTGGAACAAGCGGTGTGGAGCCCAGCGCGGCTTCGGCGTCAAGACGGTCTCTCCGCTCTCCGAAA TGACCCCAAATGAACGCAAGAAACTCGACAAactgataaagaataagaacGTGCAGTGCAAGCCCAAGAAGGCCGTGGTGGAGCTCCCCAACGACGAGAAACCCTTGGTCATGCTGAAACCCTCCTGCGTTTACATCAAGCAGTGCGGCGGATGCTGTGATTCACCCCTGCTGGAGTGTCGCCCCGAAGTGGTCAAAAATCGCAAGTTCAAG GTCCTCGCCTTCGAAAAGAAAGTAAACAACAAGCTTCGATTCGAAAGTGTTCAGACTCTCAAAACGATCACGGTTCAGGAACACAAGAAATGCAAATGCCAGTGTAAG GAGCGCGAGGAACATTGCACAGAACATCAAGTGTACGATGCGAGTGCTTGTAGGTGCACTTGTCCTGCAGATGTCAGCAAGTCCTGTTCAGATGGAAAG ATTTGGGACGAGaggaagtgtgcgtgcgtgtgtagtgaCGTCTCCGATTGCACTACTGGCAGATACTTCGACAACAGCACCTGCAG GTGCGAGGATCCCCAGTATAAAGATGTTTACATCTCATAA
- the LOC113804840 gene encoding vascular endothelial growth factor A isoform X2, producing MSATLIISNRRLCTVVMGCVLLALTSPIEAIPTIFNNEVYPNPVPTAAQQDWPLDLVRNMSQTTDLREFIMKFVEDERICTSKTLHELIVGKNTSDISAHLWWNKRCGAQRGFGVKTVSPLSESTLIRYRRKSSNRRSTSQTPDMTPNERKKLDKLIKNKNVQCKPKKAVVELPNDEKPLVMLKPSCVYIKQCGGCCDSPLLECRPEVVKNRKFKVLAFEKKVNNKLRFESVQTLKTITVQEHKKCKCQCKEREEHCTEHQVYDASACRCTCPADVSKSCSDGKIWDERKCACVCSDVSDCTTGRYFDNSTCRCEDPQYKDVYIS from the exons ATGTCGGCGACGCTCATTATCAGCAACAGAAG GCTGTGCACAGTGGTGATGGGGTGCGTCCTCCTGGCTCTCACATCCCCCATTGAGGCAATACCCACGATCTTCAACAACGAAGTCTACCCCAACCCCGTTCCGACAGCGGCCCAGCAG GATTGGCCTCTCGATCTGGTGAGAAATATGAGCCAGACGACAGACCTAAGGGAGTTTATCATGAAATTTGTTGAGGACGAGAGAATCTGCACGTCAAAAACCCTCCATGAATTGATTGTCGGAAAG aACACCTCAGACATTTCTGCTCACTTGTGGTGGAACAAGCGGTGTGGAGCCCAGCGCGGCTTCGGCGTCAAGACGGTCTCTCCGCTCTCCGAAAGTACGTTGATCAGATACCGTCGCAAAAGTTCAAATCGTAGAAGTACCTCGCAGACCCCTGACA TGACCCCAAATGAACGCAAGAAACTCGACAAactgataaagaataagaacGTGCAGTGCAAGCCCAAGAAGGCCGTGGTGGAGCTCCCCAACGACGAGAAACCCTTGGTCATGCTGAAACCCTCCTGCGTTTACATCAAGCAGTGCGGCGGATGCTGTGATTCACCCCTGCTGGAGTGTCGCCCCGAAGTGGTCAAAAATCGCAAGTTCAAG GTCCTCGCCTTCGAAAAGAAAGTAAACAACAAGCTTCGATTCGAAAGTGTTCAGACTCTCAAAACGATCACGGTTCAGGAACACAAGAAATGCAAATGCCAGTGTAAG GAGCGCGAGGAACATTGCACAGAACATCAAGTGTACGATGCGAGTGCTTGTAGGTGCACTTGTCCTGCAGATGTCAGCAAGTCCTGTTCAGATGGAAAG ATTTGGGACGAGaggaagtgtgcgtgcgtgtgtagtgaCGTCTCCGATTGCACTACTGGCAGATACTTCGACAACAGCACCTGCAG GTGCGAGGATCCCCAGTATAAAGATGTTTACATCTCATAA
- the LOC113804840 gene encoding vascular endothelial growth factor D isoform X1: MSATLIISNRRLCTVVMGCVLLALTSPIEAIPTIFNNEVYPNPVPTAAQQDWPLDLVRNMSQTTDLREFIMKFVEDERICTSKTLHELIVGKNTSDISAHLWWNKRCGAQRGFGVKTVSPLSESTLIRYRRKSSNRRSTSQTPDMTPNERKKLDKLIKNKNVQCKPKKAVVELPNDEKPLVMLKPSCVYIKQCGGCCDSPLLECRPEVVKNRKFKVLAFEKKVNNKLRFESVQTLKTITVQEHKKCKCQCKEREEHCTEHQVYDASACRCTCPADVSKSCSDGKIWDERKCACVCSDVSDCTTGRYFDNSTCRYIYFSFNFVIYHFERNVPFICHILGYNCSLL; encoded by the exons ATGTCGGCGACGCTCATTATCAGCAACAGAAG GCTGTGCACAGTGGTGATGGGGTGCGTCCTCCTGGCTCTCACATCCCCCATTGAGGCAATACCCACGATCTTCAACAACGAAGTCTACCCCAACCCCGTTCCGACAGCGGCCCAGCAG GATTGGCCTCTCGATCTGGTGAGAAATATGAGCCAGACGACAGACCTAAGGGAGTTTATCATGAAATTTGTTGAGGACGAGAGAATCTGCACGTCAAAAACCCTCCATGAATTGATTGTCGGAAAG aACACCTCAGACATTTCTGCTCACTTGTGGTGGAACAAGCGGTGTGGAGCCCAGCGCGGCTTCGGCGTCAAGACGGTCTCTCCGCTCTCCGAAAGTACGTTGATCAGATACCGTCGCAAAAGTTCAAATCGTAGAAGTACCTCGCAGACCCCTGACA TGACCCCAAATGAACGCAAGAAACTCGACAAactgataaagaataagaacGTGCAGTGCAAGCCCAAGAAGGCCGTGGTGGAGCTCCCCAACGACGAGAAACCCTTGGTCATGCTGAAACCCTCCTGCGTTTACATCAAGCAGTGCGGCGGATGCTGTGATTCACCCCTGCTGGAGTGTCGCCCCGAAGTGGTCAAAAATCGCAAGTTCAAG GTCCTCGCCTTCGAAAAGAAAGTAAACAACAAGCTTCGATTCGAAAGTGTTCAGACTCTCAAAACGATCACGGTTCAGGAACACAAGAAATGCAAATGCCAGTGTAAG GAGCGCGAGGAACATTGCACAGAACATCAAGTGTACGATGCGAGTGCTTGTAGGTGCACTTGTCCTGCAGATGTCAGCAAGTCCTGTTCAGATGGAAAG ATTTGGGACGAGaggaagtgtgcgtgcgtgtgtagtgaCGTCTCCGATTGCACTACTGGCAGATACTTCGACAACAGCACCTGCAGGTACATATATTTCAGttttaattttgttatatatCACTTTGAGAGAAATGTACCATTTATATGTCATATTCTAGGCTACAACTGTTCCTTGCTGTAA